The following coding sequences lie in one Deinococcus cellulosilyticus NBRC 106333 = KACC 11606 genomic window:
- a CDS encoding HD-GYP domain-containing protein, which translates to MFKHRALSMSHLLWGLGCLLGGSTLLHLLTSWGVLAAAIWMLLVGGWMLWKCQPVVPPRETSETTTLCEAAVMGWARALKLGNPSALEHSERTMHLAEWLGREVGLSEPELKYLRWGALLHDIGKLGIPQDILSKPMHLSEEEFLVMQKHTEYGMNWMEALDFLGPAREVIYYHHEKWDGTGYPLQLRREEIPYLARIFSVVDVYDALTSNRPYRKPCPRKRPCA; encoded by the coding sequence GTGTTCAAGCACCGCGCACTGTCCATGTCCCACCTGCTCTGGGGTCTGGGATGTCTGCTGGGAGGAAGCACCCTGCTCCATCTGCTGACCTCCTGGGGAGTGCTTGCAGCTGCGATATGGATGCTCCTGGTAGGTGGATGGATGCTCTGGAAATGCCAGCCGGTGGTTCCTCCACGCGAAACCAGCGAGACCACCACCCTCTGCGAAGCCGCAGTGATGGGGTGGGCCAGAGCGCTCAAACTGGGCAATCCCAGTGCCCTGGAACACAGCGAAAGAACCATGCACCTTGCGGAGTGGCTTGGAAGAGAAGTTGGCCTCAGTGAACCCGAGTTGAAATACCTGCGCTGGGGGGCCCTGCTTCACGACATCGGCAAACTGGGCATTCCCCAGGACATCCTCAGCAAACCCATGCACCTCTCTGAAGAGGAATTTCTGGTGATGCAAAAACACACCGAATACGGCATGAACTGGATGGAAGCCCTGGACTTTCTGGGACCTGCCAGAGAGGTCATTTACTACCACCACGAAAAGTGGGATGGCACAGGCTATCCTCTGCAACTCAGGCGCGAAGAGATCCCTTATCTGGCCCGCATCTTCTCTGTGGTGGATGTCTATGACGCACTGACCAGCAACCGGCCCTATCGAAAGCCCTGCCCCAGGAAGAGGCCCTGCGCATGA
- a CDS encoding response regulator gives MNIPNPKVLVIEDDGTVRRMLVRFLRLNRYLVKDATDFEEAMQAIEEDQCFDVILLDVNFPGGGGLELLPHLKQKCSDATVIVVSATEDLNVVSQLMEDGAADFVAKPFDVTQLLEHIERHLHAHS, from the coding sequence ATGAACATCCCCAATCCCAAAGTTCTGGTCATTGAAGACGACGGCACCGTGCGCCGCATGCTGGTGCGTTTCCTGCGTCTGAACCGGTATCTGGTGAAAGACGCCACAGATTTTGAAGAGGCCATGCAGGCCATTGAAGAAGACCAGTGTTTTGATGTGATCCTGCTGGATGTGAATTTTCCGGGAGGAGGCGGGCTGGAATTGCTGCCCCACCTGAAACAGAAGTGCTCTGACGCCACCGTGATTGTGGTTTCCGCAACCGAGGACCTGAATGTGGTGAGCCAGCTCATGGAAGATGGAGCTGCAGATTTTGTGGCGAAACCTTTCGATGTGACCCAGTTGCTGGAGCACATCGAACGTCATTTGCATGCTCACAGTTGA
- a CDS encoding PHP domain-containing protein, whose amino-acid sequence MSLKDLIKTLNLTADLFELLEENAFRINSYRAAARSLESVEDSLEDLVQRKFRDVPKVGSTLAALLVEYVETGVFGPLEEAASQVPAGVLTLFRVRGLGPKKIRLLWNTGIESLEDLREACENGQIATLKGFGAKSQANILESVIFALQSQERVHMSTAMSIAEVLMENFRDMSPKLAGSVSRGLETSADVEITISCSKESTYGTLKLIAEDVQHAEGYAAWQGRIQGVRVEVGYAEPEVRGAMDAMFSGAYWREKLEQKAQEKGMEISSSGLKQQSSPLFTLSEEDVYEALELPHLPPEYREPEHEGLVLPSAEELITVRDIRGMLHVHSHYSDGIPTLRDLITTVVQNGHEYLGMGDHSVSAYYAHGLSIERLREQMREIDELRKEGFKILKGSEVDILQDGSLDYPDDVLAELDYVVASVHSHFTLSEEEQTKRLVQAVSHPLVTILGHPTGRLLLRRPSYALNLDAVLEAAAERGTVIEINANAYRLDLDWRVALKWRDRLKFAINTDAHVLGGLKDIRYGVAVARKAGLTPAHVINTLGHQEMLDFIQKQRSARS is encoded by the coding sequence ATGAGCCTCAAGGACCTGATCAAAACCCTGAATTTGACTGCAGACCTGTTTGAACTGCTTGAAGAAAACGCATTCCGCATCAACTCCTACCGGGCAGCAGCACGCAGCCTGGAAAGTGTGGAAGACAGCCTGGAAGATCTGGTCCAGCGCAAATTCAGGGATGTGCCCAAGGTGGGCAGCACCCTGGCTGCCCTGCTGGTGGAATACGTGGAAACAGGGGTTTTTGGCCCTCTGGAAGAGGCAGCAAGTCAGGTCCCTGCAGGGGTGCTGACCCTCTTCCGGGTGAGGGGACTGGGACCCAAGAAAATCCGTTTGCTCTGGAACACCGGCATTGAATCCCTGGAAGACCTGCGGGAAGCCTGCGAAAACGGCCAGATCGCCACCCTGAAAGGCTTTGGGGCCAAGAGCCAGGCTAACATCCTGGAAAGCGTGATCTTTGCCCTGCAATCGCAAGAGCGTGTACACATGAGCACCGCCATGAGCATCGCAGAGGTGCTCATGGAGAACTTCAGGGACATGAGCCCGAAACTTGCAGGTTCAGTCTCCAGAGGGCTTGAAACCTCAGCTGATGTGGAAATCACCATCTCCTGCAGCAAAGAGAGCACCTACGGGACCCTCAAGCTGATTGCAGAGGATGTGCAGCATGCAGAAGGCTACGCTGCATGGCAGGGACGCATTCAGGGTGTGCGGGTCGAGGTGGGTTATGCCGAACCCGAGGTGCGCGGTGCCATGGATGCCATGTTCAGCGGGGCCTACTGGCGAGAAAAACTGGAGCAGAAAGCCCAGGAGAAAGGCATGGAGATCTCCTCCTCAGGTCTCAAACAGCAGAGCTCTCCCCTCTTCACCCTTTCGGAGGAGGACGTGTACGAGGCTCTGGAACTGCCCCACCTGCCCCCTGAGTACCGCGAACCCGAGCATGAAGGCCTTGTTCTGCCTTCTGCAGAAGAACTGATCACCGTCAGGGACATCAGGGGCATGCTACACGTCCACAGCCATTACAGCGATGGGATTCCCACCCTCCGTGACCTGATCACCACGGTGGTGCAAAACGGGCATGAATACCTCGGGATGGGAGACCATTCGGTCAGCGCATATTATGCCCACGGCCTGAGCATTGAACGCCTCCGGGAGCAGATGCGTGAAATCGATGAACTCCGCAAAGAGGGCTTCAAAATCCTCAAAGGCTCCGAGGTGGACATCCTGCAAGATGGCAGTCTGGACTATCCCGATGATGTTCTTGCAGAACTGGATTATGTGGTGGCCAGCGTTCATAGCCACTTTACCCTCTCGGAGGAAGAACAGACCAAACGCCTTGTTCAAGCGGTCAGCCATCCTCTGGTCACCATTCTGGGCCACCCCACAGGCAGGCTTCTGCTGAGGAGGCCCAGTTACGCCCTGAACCTCGATGCTGTTCTGGAAGCCGCAGCAGAGCGGGGCACGGTCATTGAAATCAATGCCAACGCTTACCGTCTGGACCTGGACTGGCGGGTGGCCCTGAAGTGGCGGGACCGCCTGAAATTTGCCATCAACACCGATGCTCACGTGCTTGGAGGCCTGAAGGACATCCGTTATGGTGTGGCCGTGGCCCGCAAGGCGGGCCTGACCCCGGCCCATGTCATCAACACACTGGGCCATCAGGAGATGCTGGACTTCATTCAAAAACAGCGTTCAGCACGAAGCTGA
- the hisJ gene encoding histidinol-phosphatase HisJ: MFDSHMHTPLCKHASGTPMEYAQAALDAGLTGITFTDHMPMPEWYDAPWRMHLSELDRYIEWVQEAQQAFEGRLDIRLGLEGDYHPGTERYVEKVLDRHPWDYVIGSIHYLGAWGFDNPEFIAEYDNRDLTGLYQQYYQLATQAAKSGLFDSIGHLDLPKKFGHLQPDPSLAFEALDAVAAAGMALDYNTAGYRKPVKEAYPSNSLVLEAVKRGIPFVLGSDAHKPEEVGHRFAEAVQDLEKMGAKVVSFRGRQQV, encoded by the coding sequence ATGTTCGACTCCCACATGCACACGCCCCTTTGCAAGCACGCCTCCGGGACCCCCATGGAATACGCCCAGGCCGCCCTGGACGCAGGTCTCACTGGCATCACCTTCACAGATCACATGCCCATGCCCGAATGGTACGACGCGCCCTGGAGGATGCACCTCTCTGAACTGGACCGTTACATCGAGTGGGTGCAGGAAGCCCAGCAGGCCTTTGAAGGCAGGCTGGACATCCGTCTGGGGCTTGAAGGAGACTACCACCCCGGAACCGAGCGTTACGTGGAAAAAGTGCTGGACCGTCATCCCTGGGATTACGTGATTGGCAGCATCCACTACCTGGGGGCCTGGGGGTTTGACAACCCCGAATTCATTGCTGAGTACGACAACCGCGACCTGACCGGGCTGTACCAGCAGTATTACCAGCTTGCCACCCAGGCTGCAAAAAGCGGTCTCTTTGACTCCATCGGACACCTGGACCTGCCCAAAAAATTCGGGCACCTGCAACCTGACCCCTCTCTGGCCTTCGAAGCCCTGGATGCCGTTGCTGCCGCAGGCATGGCCCTGGATTACAACACGGCAGGGTACAGAAAGCCTGTCAAAGAAGCCTACCCCTCAAACAGCCTGGTGCTCGAAGCCGTCAAAAGAGGCATTCCTTTTGTGCTCGGAAGCGACGCCCACAAGCCCGAAGAGGTCGGGCACCGTTTTGCAGAAGCTGTGCAGGACCTGGAAAAGATGGGGGCGAAGGTGGTGTCGTTCAGGGGAAGACAGCAGGTCTAA
- a CDS encoding histidine phosphatase family protein, whose product MIKLTLVRHGITILNSTGRWQGHLDEPLSEEGMQQAIKLRRVLRAEDYDQIVSSDLKRAYHTATLAVPDATIMADPRLRELNFGVMEGRTLEENQQHPSYLPWKTDPFTHRPEGGESFQDLLDRALDWLSTLQEDTSVLAFSHNGFIRALASHLIGIPRQAHEPMLLPFPLNTWNTGVTLLQKRQKLWVLEKLNDTGHLLEPIPLDTALQHA is encoded by the coding sequence ATGATTAAGCTGACCCTGGTCCGGCATGGCATCACCATCCTCAACAGCACTGGACGCTGGCAGGGCCACCTCGATGAACCCCTCTCCGAGGAGGGCATGCAGCAGGCCATCAAACTGCGCAGGGTGCTCAGGGCAGAGGATTATGACCAGATCGTCAGTTCAGATTTAAAGCGGGCATACCACACAGCCACACTTGCAGTGCCTGATGCCACCATTATGGCGGACCCCAGACTCCGTGAATTGAATTTCGGGGTGATGGAAGGCCGCACCCTCGAAGAGAACCAGCAGCACCCCAGTTACCTGCCCTGGAAAACCGATCCCTTCACACACAGGCCTGAAGGTGGAGAGTCGTTTCAGGACCTGCTGGACCGGGCCCTGGACTGGCTGAGCACCCTGCAGGAGGACACCAGTGTGCTGGCTTTCTCCCACAACGGGTTCATCCGTGCCCTGGCCTCACACCTGATCGGCATTCCCAGGCAGGCCCATGAACCCATGCTGCTGCCTTTTCCCCTCAACACATGGAACACCGGAGTCACCCTCCTGCAGAAACGCCAGAAGTTGTGGGTGCTGGAAAAACTGAATGACACAGGGCACCTGCTGGAACCCATCCCTCTGGACACTGCCCTGCAGCATGCCTGA
- a CDS encoding acyl-CoA thioesterase has product MSEARMLEIIFPANTNNLGTAFGGHILSLMDKAASIAAVRHCRKTVVTVSMDTVTFHVPIKVGDAVNLYAQVVKVGRTSMHIQVDVHKENLATAEQVLATSGRFVFVALDAEGKPTPVPPLDHVHD; this is encoded by the coding sequence ATGTCAGAAGCCCGCATGCTGGAAATCATTTTCCCAGCCAACACCAACAACCTCGGAACGGCCTTCGGGGGCCACATTCTCAGCCTGATGGACAAGGCTGCCAGCATCGCGGCAGTGCGCCACTGCCGCAAAACCGTGGTCACGGTCAGCATGGACACCGTGACCTTCCACGTTCCGATCAAAGTCGGGGATGCCGTGAACCTCTATGCACAGGTGGTCAAGGTGGGCCGCACCAGCATGCACATCCAGGTGGACGTGCACAAGGAGAACCTCGCCACAGCAGAACAGGTGCTTGCCACCTCCGGGCGGTTTGTTTTCGTGGCTCTGGATGCCGAGGGCAAACCCACCCCTGTTCCGCCGCTGGACCACGTTCATGATTAA
- a CDS encoding c-type cytochrome: MRKLVLFSVLALGAAGTWVYAQSSGGSNAPTFTEKQAQAGETVYNTSCAMCHGKNLNDGGPAVKGDKFLAKWSGEGKTALDLYNKIATTMPKNKPGSLTQTQYEAVYAYILQQNGFKPRELQKEDLKNHTLDKK, encoded by the coding sequence ATGAGAAAACTGGTGTTGTTCAGCGTATTGGCTCTTGGTGCAGCAGGAACCTGGGTGTATGCCCAGTCTTCAGGCGGTTCGAACGCCCCCACTTTCACGGAGAAACAGGCCCAGGCGGGTGAAACGGTCTACAACACCAGTTGCGCCATGTGCCACGGTAAAAACCTGAACGACGGCGGTCCTGCCGTCAAGGGAGACAAGTTCCTTGCCAAATGGTCTGGTGAAGGCAAGACAGCCCTTGATCTCTACAACAAGATTGCCACCACCATGCCCAAGAACAAACCAGGCTCCCTCACCCAGACCCAGTACGAGGCTGTGTATGCCTACATCCTGCAGCAAAACGGCTTCAAGCCCAGAGAGCTGCAAAAAGAGGACCTGAAGAACCACACCCTCGACAAAAAATAA